One Fusarium musae strain F31 chromosome 6, whole genome shotgun sequence DNA segment encodes these proteins:
- a CDS encoding hypothetical protein (EggNog:ENOG41) yields MNGPEPVNEVSVPDIEKAPANNNMMVDEDLKDFPDDEFKQQGVKKAEAITSVWTKKMLIATFVFLFLVSFVDSLLQNVQSNLIPYVTSAFASHGLLASTGIVASILGAVWNLTLAKIIDIWGRVWGFGAMVLLIVVGMIMKATCNSVEMYAAAHTFYWVGHLGLIYVIDVVVADTTTLRNRLIIMGINYTPTISSTFAGPKIAELFLKNVNFRWAFGSFCIILLAFCIPVMVIFIMNEMKAKKFGLAPEKVHNRTIWESFKYYFVQFDVIGLFLTSAGWALLLLPFSIAATAPNGWATGYIIAMPVLGVVLIASFVAWEKFFAPVPYFPFHLLADRTILGACLIYGIMFASIFCWDTYYGSYLQVVHFESVTTSGYILNSFSLMAAFVGPFVGIAIRYLGRFKWPSFVGVPFLVLGTALLIHFRHPETAVNWLVMCQLFNGIYSGIWSLTARIAVMSSVKHQDVAVALAIWGMFGGIGSSIGVAIAGGIWTNMLPTELAKQLPESAKNMTATIYGDINVQLSYPAGSPERDAIIAAYDYVQQKMIYAGCAFIPLCVVCLFMWKNIDIKEKDAQSKQAKGMVF; encoded by the exons ATGAACGGGCCTGAGCCCGTCAATGAGGTGTCGGTACCAGACATCGAGAAGGCTcccgccaacaacaacatgaTGGTCGATGAGGATCTCAAGGACTTCCCCGACGATGAGTTCAAGCAGCAGGGTGTCAAGAAAGCCGAGGCCATCACCAGCGTCTggaccaagaagatgctgaTTGCCACCTTTGTCTT TTTGTTTCTCGTCTCCTTCGTCGATAGTCTGCTCCAGAATGTGCAGAGTAACCTCATTCCTTACGTCACCTCGGCCTTCGCTTCACACGGTCTTCTCGCCTCAACTGGTATCGTAGCCTCGATTCTGGGTGCCGTCTGGAACTTGACTCttgccaagatcattgaCATCTGGGGTCGGGTCTGGGGCTTCGGCGCCATGGTTCTCCTGATTGTTGTCGGTATGATCATGAAGGCTACATGTAACAGCGTCGAGATGTATGCTGCTGCGCATACATTCTACTGGGTTGGCCATCTCGGTCTCATCTATGTCATTGACGTTGTCGTCGCTGACACCACTACTCTCCGTAACCGACTGATCATCATGGGTATCAACTACACGCCTACCATCAGCTCCACTTTCGCCGGTCCCAAGATTGCTGagctcttcttgaagaacgtCAACTTCCGATGGGCATTTGGTTCGTTCTGTATCATCCTATTGGCATTCTGCATTCCCGTCATGgttatcttcatcatgaatgagatgaaggccaagaagtttGGCCTTGCTCCTGAGAAGGTACACAACCGCACCATTTGGGAGTCCTTCAAATATTACTTTGTGCAGTTCGATG TTATTGGTCTTTTCCTGACCAGTGCCGGTTGGGCTCTACTCCTACTCCCTTTCAGCATCGCTGCTACTGCTCCCAACGGATGGGCCACTGGTTATATCATTGCCATGCCAGTCCTTGGTGTCGTTCTTATTGCCAGCTTCGTCGCCTGGGAGAAGTTCTTCGCCCCTGTGCCGTACTTCCCCTTCCATCTGCTTGCTGATCGCACCATCTTGGGAGCCTGTCTCATCTATGGTATTATGTTTGCCTCTATCTTCTGCTGGGATACCTATTACGGCTCTTACTTGCAGGTTGTTCACTTTGAAAGTGTCACCACCTCTGGTTATATCCTCAACTCGTTCTCTCTGATGGCTGCTTTCGTTGGACCCTTCGTTGGCATTGCCATCCGATACTTGGGACGATTCAAGTGGCCTTCTTTCGTCGGTGTACCTTTCTTGGTCCTCGGTACTGCCCTTCTCATCCACTTCCGTCACCCTGAGACTGCTGTCAACTGGCTCGTTATGTGTCAGCTTTTCAATGGTATCTACAGTGGTATCTGGTCCTTGACTGCACGTATCGCAGTCATGTCTTCCGTCAAGCATCAGGATGTCGCCGTCGCTCTGGCCATCTGGGGTATGTTTGGTGGTATCGGATCCTCCATCGGTGTGGCCATTGCTGGAGGCATCTGGACAAACATGCTACCCACTGAGCTTGCCAAACAACTTCCCGAGTCTGCCAAGAACATGACTGCTACTATCTATGGCGACATCAACGTCCAGCTGTCTTACCCTGCTGGTAGCCCTGAGCGAGACGCTATCATTGCTGCTTATGACTATGTGCAGCAAAAGATGATCTACGCTGGTTGCGCGTTCATCCCTCTCTGCGTTGTCTGCCTCTTCATGTGGAAGAACATtgacatcaaggagaaggatgcCCAAAGCAAGCAGGCCAAGGGCATGGTCTTCTGA
- a CDS encoding hypothetical protein (EggNog:ENOG41) produces MKANFALLALTASLGEVSAWGNWKEAPKYTPPRAIDNKCQENQKKGWYWDDLQVGQFEKYNDFDFKGWTCGTDKSKRDLTGRTFGKSISAECGPAKEAAPSFGCGAGSKEKSFSLKKFHVRPEFDCRLEFHYDMPDGSTCKHQADCSKDGTDVYNSQCGGAKKVRFVYPPQPNKPKDKCRIEVPQIDFDCDKPQPPSNTYTVPSGGNTYTVPSGENTKTVPAGEETTTAPAGGNTETVPSGENTETVPAGEQTTSGSSPAETTSAPVGENTETVPAGENTETVPASEQTTSGSTPAETTSAPVGENTYTVPSGENTKTVPAGEQTTSGSSGSETTSAPSGDNTETVPAGENSKTVPAGENTETVPAGEETKTVPSGEETKTVPAGGKTTSGSSGSETTSAPSGETTETVPAGENTKTVPAGEETKTVPAGENTSVITTVYDSTSTVYTTEVKTITSCGPEVTNCPATAGTPAIVTETVAISTTICPVTETLTGDKPGQTKPTEGGDKPGNTQPAGEKPTGDKPTGDKPVKTTDGSSPNATTDVPEEHTTIVTSYDSTSTVYTTEVKTITSCGPEVTNCPATAGTPAVVTETVAVSTTIYPVTETITHKAPKPDKTGSDEKPETTEAPKDGYNVPDVVPSCLNTWIEYVADCKDNTDAACYCPSKDFVANVFECLYAHAENDDTVAQAVSFFQGICAPYAGENPAIATGADAVTEHITVTGTTIITSAHYTTVVVATTITEPVVASGTPVEGSSTVKTIETEIVVPEVGFTSGPAGNGPIPAQTAPATAPAAGTEAPAPGYEAPGAGETLITGKPAVGTGGLPAPTATGVPVTAGAARNGMGIAAAILAVAIAL; encoded by the coding sequence ATGAAGGCCAACTTTGCCCTTCTGGCTCTCACTGCCAGCCTTGGCGAGGTCTCCGCTTGGGGTAACTGGAAGGAGGCTCCCAAGTACACTCCTCCCCGTGCCATCGACAACAAGTGTCAGGAGAACCAGAAGAAAGGCTGGTACTGGGATGATCTCCAGGTCGGTCAGTTCGAGAAGTACAACGACTTTGATTTCAAGGGCTGGACCTGTGGAACCGATAAGTCGAAGCGCGATCTCACTGGCCGAACCTTTGGCAAGTCTATCTCTGCTGAGTGTGGCCCTGCCAAGGAGGCCGCTCCCTCTTTCGGATGTGGTGCTGGCAGCAAGGAGAAGTCTTTCTCTCTGAAGAAGTTCCACGTCCGACCCGAGTTCGACTGCCGTCTTGAGTTCCACTATGACATGCCTGACGGCTCTACTTGCAAGCACCAGGCCGACTGCTCTAAGGACGGTACCGATGTTTACAACAGCCAGTGTGGTGGCGCTAAGAAAGTCCGCTTCGTCTACCCCCCTCAGCCCAACAAGCCCAAGGACAAGTGCCGTATCGAGGTTCCCCAGATCGACTTCGACTGTGAcaagcctcagcctcccAGCAACACCTACACCGTCCCCTCTGGCGGCAACACCTACACCGTCCCCTCTGGCGAGAACACCAAGACCGTTCCTGCTGGTGAGGAGACTACTACTGCTCCTGCCGGTGGCAACACCGAGACTGTCCCCTCTGGCGAGAACACTGAGACTGTTCCCGCTGGTGAGCAAACTACCTCTGGATCCTCTCCCGCTGAGACCACCTCCGCTCCTGTAGGTGAGAACACCGAGACTGTCCCTGCTGGTGAGAACACTGAGACCGTCCCCGCCAGCGAGCAAACCACTTCTGGTTCTACTCCTGCTGAGACCACCTCCGCTCCCGTTGGCGAGAACACCTACACCGTCCCCTCTGGCGAGAACACCAAGACTGTTCCTGCTGGTGAGCAGACCACCTCTGGCTCATCTGGTTCTGAGACTACCTCTGCTCCTTCTGGCGACAACACCGAGACTGTCCCTGCTGGTGAGAACTCCAAGACCGTTCCCGCTGGTGAGAACACTGAGACTGTCCCTGCCGGTGAGGAAACCAAGACTGTTCCTTCTGGCgaagagaccaagactgTCCCTGCTGGCGGCAAGACCACTTCTGGATCTTCTGGCTCTGAGACCACCTCTGCTCCTTCTGGCGAGACCACCGAGACTGTCCCTGCCGGCGAGAACACCAAGACTGTGCCCGCTGGtgaggagaccaagaccgtCCCTGCTGGTGAGAACACCTCCGTTATCACCACCGTCTACGACAGCACCTCCACCGTCTACACCACTGAGGTCAAGACCATCACTTCTTGTGGTCCTGAGGTTACCAACTGCCCTGCCACTGCTGGTACCCCCGCCATTGTCACTGAGACTGTCGCCATCTCCACCACTATCTGCCCTGTGACTGAGACTCTTACCGGCGACAAGCCTGGCCAGACGAAGCCTACTGAGGGTGGTGACAAGCCTGGTAACACTCAACCTGCTGGCGAGAAGCCTACCGGCGACAAGCCCACTGGTGACAAGCCTGTCAAGACCACCGACGGCTCTTCCCCCAACGCCACCACTGATGTCCCCGAGGAGCACACCACCATTGTCACCAGCTACGACAGCACCTCCACCGTCTACACCACTGAGGTCAAGACCATCACTTCTTGTGGTCCTGAGGTCACCAACTGCCCTGCCACCGCCGGTACTCCTGCTGTTGTCACCGAGACTGTTGCCGTTTCCACTACCATCTACCCCGTCACCGAGACCATTACTCACAAGGCTCCCAAGCCTGACAAGACTGGCTCTGACGAGAAGCCAGAGACCACTGAGGCTCCTAAGGATGGCTACAACGTTCCCGATGTTGTCCCCAGCTGCTTGAACACCTGGATTGAATACGTCGCCGACTGCAAGGATAACACCGACGCTGCCTGCTACTGTCCCTCTAAGGACTTCGTTGCCAACGTCTTCGAGTGCCTCTACGCCCATGCTGAGAACGACGACACTGTTGCCCAGGCCGTCTCCTTCTTCCAAGGTATTTGCGCTCCTTACGCCGGtgagaaccctgctattGCCACTGGTGCCGACGCCGTCACTGAGCACATCACTGTCACTGgcaccaccatcatcacctctGCTCACTACACCACCGTCGTTGTTGCTACCACCATCACTGAGCCCGTTGTCGCCAGCGGCACTCCTGTTGAGGGATCATCCACTGTCAAGACCATTGAGACTGAGATCGTTGTCCCCGAGGTTGGCTTCACCTCCGGCCCTGCTGGTAACGGTCCCATCCCTGCTCAGACAGCCCCCGCTACCGCTCCCGCTGCCGGTACTGAGGCCCCTGCTCCTGGCTACGAGGCTCCCGGCGCTGGTGAGACTCTCATCACTGGCAAGCCCGCTGTCGGCACCGGTGGTCTCCCCGCTCCCACCGCTACTGGCGTTCCCGTGACTGCTGGTGCCGCTCGCAACGGCATGGGCATCGCCGCCGCCATCCTGGCTGTTGCCATTGCCCTGTAA
- a CDS encoding hypothetical protein (EggNog:ENOG41), whose translation MAGSPTNEFSGHLITQVPDHFTLHGPHGTHPCIVTAPARCSVAGSIKTSRYNALRLEVARALAAQLILATAYVHRAGFVHGDIHLRNVLLQLPGSEIDQLSIQQIYEKYYKPEPYPMARTEGQPVTSTSVPKNIYTPNWLGKPSDEVLLPSTKLWLADFGTTFNPSQETRLMSYTYLQNRPPEAKFDPTKPLTFSSDIWSLGLMVWEVMGDGPFMSSFLFNWDEVIANQVDALGPLPREWWEKWEARLNYFEDDGQPKGGREYWSLEKRFHMNIQDPRVEEGTEQMDNDEAHAFLDMSKGMLRSRPEERLTVDQVLRSEWMSKWALPLAEEAWERKLSD comes from the exons ATGGCTGGCAGTCCCACCAACGAGTTCTCTGGTCATCTCATCACTCAAGTACCTGATCATTTCACACTTCATGGGCCCCACGGCACACACCCTTGCATTGTCACTGCACCCGCCAGATGTAGCGTTGCCGGGTCGATCAAAACTTCGAGATACAACGCACTCCGACTTGAAGTAGCCAGGGCTCTGGCTGCGCAGCTCATCTTGGCAACGGCATACGTCCACCGGGCCGGCTTTGTTCACGGTG ACATTCATCTCAGAAATGTGTTGCTCCAATTGCCTGGCTCCGAGATCGACCAGCTCTCCATCCAACAGATTTATGagaaatactataaaccAGAGCCTTACCCTATGGCTAGAACCGAGGGTCAGCCAGTCACCTCAACATCCGTGCCAAAGAACATCTACACGCCAAACTGGCTCGGCAAACCGAGCGACGAAGTCCTACTACCCTCAACCAAACTATGGCTCGCCGACTTTGGAACAACCTTCAACCCTTCGCAGGAAACCAGATTGATGTCTTATACCTACTTACAAAACCGGCCACCAGAAGCTAAGTTTGATCCCACAAAGCCTCTTACGTTCTCCTCCGACATATGGAGTCTGGGGCTTATGGTCTGGGAGGTCATGGGTGATGGGCCATTCATGAGTAGCTTTCTGTTCAATTGGGACGAGGTAATTGCTAACCAGGTCGATGCACTTGGCCCGCTACCACGGGAATGGTGGGAGAAGTGGGAGGCAAGGTTGAATTATTTTGAGGACGACGGGCAACCAAAAGGGGGGCGGGAATATTGGTCGCTTGAGAAACGCTTTCACATGAATATCCAGGATCCGAGAGTGGAAGAGGGCACTGAACAGATGGATAATGATGAGGCTCACGCCTTTTTAGATATGAGCAAAGGGATGCTGCGCTCCAGACCAGAAGAGCGTCTGACAGTTGACCAGGTTCTGCGATCGGAGTGGATGAGTAAGTGGGCTCTACCTCTTGCGGAGGAAGCTTGGGAGCGTAAACTTTCGGACTGA